From the genome of Vicia villosa cultivar HV-30 ecotype Madison, WI linkage group LG2, Vvil1.0, whole genome shotgun sequence, one region includes:
- the LOC131650045 gene encoding uncharacterized protein LOC131650045, which produces MTYTQLLQHLLNIEKITLRDAPNASDRQSPNYNANARCAFHSGAAGHDTERCIALKNKVQDLLDQKVIQFTPAPNIVNNPMPTHEGSGVKAIENEEISVVSDVSCLTFPLVSVKQHLYGAKLIDEGPLQFYRRLRGAKSENGEVSVISIPYEPFVPICIQVPVQIPVSIPYEEQPATLMITVPGPVSYESEKVIPWHYGSNVYCYGTKKEDGLKDKSVEDAVANADNFAGTGRITRSGRVFSPQQVQDNDDALEKAKGKQVVTDGQNYLIQNGAPDNAVSSKDGHTDALLRILNGAYVPQEISGNQLETVANNISAGNGLGFTGRGLPLKGGNHNKALHILMECKGTTLSRVLVDTRSSLNVLPKSALMRIDYAGVELRPSELVVRAFGGSRRSVFGEVDLPIQVGPQIFTTNFYVMDIQPAYYCLLGRPWIHKAGAVTSTLHQKLKYPVDGKVVTVCGEEDYIVSHLSSFRYVEIEDKIHETPFQAFEDVNVVKTPLYEITKP; this is translated from the exons ATGACATATACTCAGCTGTTGCAGCACTTGCTCAATATCGAGAAGATCACTTTGAGGGACGCTCCGAATGCTTCGGATCGTCAGTCTCCAAACTATAATGCGAATGCACGTTGTGCTTTCCACTCTGGTGCTGCTGGACATGATACAGAGAGGTGTATTGCATTGAAGAATAAAGTCCAAGATTTGTTGGATCAAAAGGTTATTCAATTCACTCCGGCACCCAACATTGTCAATAATCCGATGCCAACTCACGAAGGCTCGGGTGTCAAAGCTATTGAGAATGAAGAGATAAGTGTTGTATCTGATGTGAGCTGTTTGACTTTTCCTCTTGTGTCTGTGAAACAACATCTG TATGGTGCAAAACTGATTGATGAGGGTCCTCTTCAATTTTACCGAAGGTTGAGAGGTGCGAAGAGTGAGAATGGTGAGGTTTCTGTGATTTCAATTCCTTATGAGCCGTTTGTTCCAATCTGTATCCAAGTGCCTGTTCAGATACCTGTCAGTATCCCATATGAGGAACAACCAGCGACGTTGATGATTACCGTGCCAGGACCAGTTTCATATGAGAGTGAGAAGGTCATTCCTTGGCATTATGGCTCAAATGTGTACTGCTATGGTACGAAGAAAGAGGATGGGTTGAAAGACAAATCTGTTGAGGATGCAGTTGCAAATGCCGATAATTTCGCTGGTACTGGTAGAATTACTCGTAGTGGCAGGGTTTTCTCTCCTCAGCAAGTACAAGACAATGATGACGCTTTAGAGAAGGCCAAAGGCAAGCAAGTGGTGACTGATGGCCAGAACTATCTGATTCAAAATGGGGCACCTGATAATGCTgtgtcttccaaggat GGTCATACAGATGCTCTTTTGAGAATTCTGAATGGTGCCTACGTACCTCAGGAAATATCTGGGAATCAGTTAGAGACGGTGGCCAATAATATTTCAGCTGGAAATGGTTTGGGGTTTACTGGTCGGGGTCTTCCTCTTAAGGGGGGAAACCACAACAAGGCGTTGCATATTTTGATGGAAtgtaaggggacgactttgtcTCGTGTTTTGGTGGATACACGTTCTTCCTTGAATGTGCTTCCCAAATCGGCCCTCATGAGAATTGACTATGCGGGTGTTGAGTTGAGGCCCAGTGAATTGGTGGTACGTGCTTTCGGTGGTTCAAGAAGGTCTgtgttcggagaagtagatctgcCAATTCAAGTTGGTCCTCAGATCTTCACCACGAATTTTTacgtgatggatattcaacctgcTTATTATTGTCTGTTAGGGCGACCTTGGATTCACAAGGCAggtgctgtgacatccactctccaccagaagttgaagtatccagttGATGGTAAAGTGGTGACAGTTTGTGGCGAGGAGGATTACATTGTGAGTCACCTATCTTCTTTCCGATATGTGGAGATCGAAGATAAAATACATGAGACGCCGTTTCAAGCATTCGAGGACGTAAATGTTGTGAAAACTCCTCTttatgagataacgaagccaTAA